NNNNNNNNNNNNNNNNNNNNNNNNNNNNNNNNNNNNNNNNNNNNNNNNNNNNNNNNNNNNNNNNNNNNNNNNNNNNNNNNNNNNNNNNNNNNNNNNNNNNNNNNNNNNNNNNNNNNNNNNNNNNNNNNNNNNNNNNNNNNNNNNNNNNNNNNNNNNNNNNNNNNNNNNNNNNNNNNNNNNNNNNNNNNNNNNNNNNNNNNNNNNNNNNNNNNNNNNNNNNNNNNNNNNNNNNNNNNNNNNNNNNNNNNNNNNNNNNNNNNNNNNNNNNNNNNNNNNNNNNNNNNNNNNNNNNNNNNNNNNNNNNNNNNNNNNNNNNNNNNNNNNNNNNNNNNNNNNNNNNNNNNNNNNNNNNNNNNNNNNNNNNNNNNNNNNNNNNNNNNNNNNNNNNNNNNNNNNNNNNNNNNNNNNNNNNNNNNNNNNNNNNNNNNNNNNNNNNNNNNNNNNNNNNNNNNNNNNNNNNNNNNNNNNNNNNNNNNNNNNNNNNNNNNNNNNNNNNNNNNNNNNNNNNNNNNNNNNNNNNNNNNNNNNNNNNNNNNNNNNNNNNNNNNNNNNNNNNNNNNNNNNNNNNNNNNNNNNNNNNNNNNNNNNNNNNNNNNNNNNNNNNNNNNNNNNNNNNNNNNNNNNNNNNNNNNNNNNNNNNNNNNNNNNNNNNNNNNNNNNNNNNNNNNNNNNNNNNNNNNNNNNNNNNNNNNNNNNNNNNNNNNNNNNNNNNNNNNNNNNNNNNNNNNNNNNNNNNNNNNNNNNNNNNNNNNNNNNNNNNNNNNNNNNNNNNNNNNNNNNNNNNNNNNNNNNNNNNNNNNNNNNNNNNNNNNNNNNNNNNNNNNNNNNNNNNNNNNNNNNNNNNNNNNNNNNNNNNNNNNNNNNNNNNNNNNNNNNNNNNNNNNNNNNNNNNNNNNNNNNNNNNNNNNNNNNNNNNNNNNNNNNNNNNNNNNNNNNNNNNNNNNNNNNNNNNNNNNNNNNNNNNNNNNNNNNNNNNNNNNNNNNNNNNNNNNNNNNNNNNNNNNNNNNNNNNNNNNNNNNNNNNNNNNNNNNNNNNNNNNNNNNNNNNNNNNNNNNNNNNNNNNNNNNNNNNNNNNNNNNNNNNNNNNNNNNNNNNNNNNNNNNNNNNNNNNNNNNNNNNNNNNNNNNNNNNNNNNNNNNNNNNNNNNNNNNNNNNNNNNNNNNNNNNNNNNNNNNNNNNNNNNNNNNNNNNNNNNNNNNNNNNNNNNNNNNNNNNNNNNNNNNNNNNNNNNNNNNNNNNNNNNNNNNNNNNNNNNNNNNNNNNNNNNNNNNNNNNNNNNNNNNNNNNNNNNNNNNNNNNNNNNNNNNNNNNNNNNNNNNNNNNNNNNNNNNNNNNNNNNNNNNNNNNNNNNNNNNNNNNNNNNNNNNNNNNNNNNNNNNNNNNNNNNNNNNNNNNNNNNNNNNNNNNNNNNNNNNNNNNNNNNNNNNNNNNNNNNNNNNNNNNNNNNNNNNNNNNNNNNNNNNNNNNNNNNNNNNNNNNNNNNNNNNNNNNNNNNNNNNNNNNNNNNNNNNNNNNNNNNNNNNNNNNNNNNNNNNNNNNNNNNNNNNNNNNNNNNNNNNNNNNNNNNNNNNNNNNNNNNNNNNNNNNNNNNNNNNNNNNNNNNNNNNNNNNNNNNNNNNNNNNNNNNNNNNNNNNNNNNNNNNNNNNNNNNNNNNNNNNNNNNNNNNNNNNNNNNNNNNNNNNNNNNNNNNNNNNNNNNNNNNNNNNNNNNNNNNNNNNNNNNNNNNNNNNNNNNNNNNNNNNNNNNNNNNNNNNNNNNNNNNNNNNNNNNNNNNNNNNNNNNNNNNNNNNNNNNNNNNNNNNNNNNNNNNNNNNNNNNNNNNNNNNNNNNNNNNNNNNNNNNNNNNNNNNNNNNNNNNNNNNNNNNNNNNNNNNNNNNNNNNNNNNNNNNNNNNNNNNNNNNNNNNNNNNNNNNNNNNNNNNNNNNNNNNNNNNNNNNNNNNNNNNNNNNNNNNNNNNNNNNNNNNNNNNNNNNNNNNNNNNNNNNNNNNNNNNNNNNNNNNNNNNNNNNNNNNNNNNNNNNNNNNNNNNNNNNNNNNNNNNNNNNNNNNNNNNNNNNNNNNNNNNNNNNNNNNNNNNNNNNNNNNNNNNNNNNNNNNNNNNNNNNNNNNNNNNNNNNNNNNNNNNNNNNNNNNNNNNNNNNNNNNNNNNNNNNNNNNNNNNNNNNNNNNNNNNNNNNNNNNNNNNNNNNNNNNNNNNNNNNNNNNNNNNNNNNNNNNNNNNNNNNNNNNNNNNNNNNNNNNNNNNNNNNNNNNNNNNNNNNNNNNNNNNNNNNNNNNNNNNNNNNNNNNNNNNNNNNNNNNNNNNNNNNNNNNNNNNNNNNNNNNNNNNNNNNNNNNNNNNNNNNNNNNNNNNNNNNNNNNNNNNNNNNNNNNNNNNNNNNNNNNNNNNNNNNNNNNNNNNNNNNNNNNNNNNNNNNNNNNNNNNNNNNNNNNNNNNNNNNNNNNNNNNNNNNNNNNNNNNNNNNNNNNNNNNNNNNNNNNNNNNNNNNNNNNNNNNNNNNNNNNNNNNNNNNNNNNNNNNNNNNNNNNNNNNNNNNNNNNNNNNNNNNNNNNNNNNNNNNNNNNNNNNNNNNNNNNNNNNNNNNNNNNNNNNNNNNNNNNNNNNNNNNNNNNNNNNNNNNNNNNNNNNNNNNNNNNNNNNNNNNNNNNNNNNNNNNNNNNNNNNNNNNNNNNNNNNNNNNNNNNNNNNNNNNNNNNNNNNNNNNNNNNNNNNNNNNNNNNNNNNNNNNNNNNNNNNNNNNNNNNNNNNNNNNNNNNNNNNNNNNNNNNNNNNNNNNNNNNNNNNNNNNNNNNNNNNNNNNNNNNNNNNNNNNNNNNNNNNNNNCAGCGAGAAGCCCCTCCTGGGTTTGGCCTCCTCCGCCTTGCGCCCCCCCGGCAGCTGCGGGCGCAATTAGCGCTCATTAATCGCTAATTATTCATTAATTACACCCTTAGTTAATTAGAAAGAGAGGGGGCACCTCTAGGCCCCCATACATTGGTTcatttccccccaaaataaaCAAGGAATTTGGGTTATTTCGTGGGAAGGTTCACTACGGATCGTTAACAAACCACTTATTAATCGCTAATTAGTCATTAATTACAATGTTAATTAGCTAGAAAGAGCAGGATGCAGCCCTACACCCCCACAGATGGGCTCATTTCCCCCCATAAAAGAGCAAATTGGGGTGACTTTATGGTGGGGAAGCACTATGGCTCACTAACGAACCGCTCAGTAATCATTAATTAACCATTAATTACAATCGCAATTAATTAGAAAGAGCGGGGGGCACCTCTACACCTCCATAAAAGGCTTCAATTCCCCCCAAAAAGGGCAAATTGGGGGGGCTTTatggggggagggggcggcAGAATGGATCACGGATCGCCGTTAATGAGTTAATGAGGCAATGAGTTAACGAGGGCCGCCGTTAATTACCTTCTTGCGGAAGAAGTGCCCTTTGGGCTTCTTGGCGTCGGCGCCGCCCTTCGCCTTCACCCCCAGCAGCCGCAGGTACGCGCACaccgccgccaccgccgccgcGCTGCCGTTAATTAGCGCGGCCCAATTAGCGGGGAGCGGCGTTAACGGGGAAACGCCGTAAATGAGGAACTGTCGTGAATGGGGGACGGCGTAAAAGGGGAATGGCGTAAATGGGGGGCTGCCGTAAAGCGGGAATGGTCGTAAGTGGGGGAATGCCGTAAATGAGGAATGGCGTAAATGAGGAATGGCGTAAATGAGGAATGGCGTAAAGCTGGAATTGTCGTAAAGCTGGAATTGTCGTAAATGCGGAATGCCGTAAATGAGGAATGGCGTAAATGGGGAATTGTCGTAAATGGGGAAATGCCGTAAAGCGAGAATTGTCGTAAATGGGGAATGGCGTAAATGGGGAATTGTCGTAAAGATGGAATTGTCGTAAAGCGGGAATTGTCGTAAAGCGGGAATGCCGTAAATGGGGAATTGTCGTAAATAGGGAATGGCGTAAATGAGGAAATGCCGTAAATGAGGAATGGCGTAAAGACAGAATTGTCGTAAATGCGGAATGCCGTAAAGCGGGAATTGTCGTAAATGGGGAAATGCCGTAAAGCGAGAATTGTCGTAAATGGGGAACGCCGTAAATGGGGGAATGCTGTAAAGCGAGAATTGTCGTAAATGGGGAATGGCGTAAATGAGGAAATGCTGTAAATGAGGAATGGTGTAAAGCGGGAACTGTCGTAAATGGGGAATGCCGTAAATGGGGGAATGCCGTAAAGCGAGAATTGTCGTAAACGGGGAATTGTCGTAAATAGGGAATGGCGTAAATGAGGAAATGCCGTAAATGAGGAATGGCGTAAAGCCAGAATTGTCGTAAATGGGGAATGCCGTAAATGGGGGAATGCCGCAAAGCGAGAATTGTCGTAAACGGGGAATTGTTGTAAATAGGGAATGGCGTAAATGAGGAAATGCCGTAAATGAGGAATGGCGTAAAGCCAGAATTGTCGTAAATGCGCAATGCCGTAAACGGGGGAATGCCGTAAGTGAGGAAATGCCGTAAATGAGGAATGGCGTAAAGGGAGAAATGCCGTAAATGGGGAACNNNNNNNNNNNNNNNNNNNNNNNNNNNNNNNNNNNNNNNNNNNNNNNNNNNNNNNNNNNNNNNNNNNNNNNNNNNNNNNNNNNNNNNNNNNNNNNNNNNNNNNNNNNNNNNNNNNNNNNNNNNNNNNNNNNNNNNNNNNNNNNNNNNNNNNNNNNNNNNNNNNNNNNNNNNNNNNNNNNNNNNNNNNNNNNNNNNNNNNNNNNNNNNNNNNNNNNNNNNNNNNNNNNNNNNNNNNNNNNNNNNNNNNNNNNNNNNNNNNNNNNNNNNNNNNNNNNNNNNNNNNNNNNNNNNNNNNNNNNNNNNNNNNNNNNNNNNNNNNNNNNNNNNNNNNNNNNNNNNNNNNNNNNNNNNNNNNNNNNNNNNNNNNNNNNNNNNNNNNNNNNNNNNNNNNNNNNNNNNNNNNNNNNNNNNNNNNNNNNNNNNNNNNNNNNNNNNNNNNNNNNNNNNNNNNNNNNNNNNNNNNNNNNNNNNNNNNNNNNNNNNNNNNNNNNNNNNNNNNNNNNNNNNNNNNNNNNNNNNNNNNNNNNNNNNNNNNNNNNNNNNNNNNNNNNNNNNNNNNNNNNNNNNNNNNNNNNNNNNNNNNNNNNNNNNNNNNNNNNNNNNNNNNNNNNNNNNNNNNNNNNNNNNNNNNNNNNNNNNNNNNNNNNNNNNNNNNNNNNNNNNNNNNNNNNNNNNNNNNNNNNNNNNNNNNNNNNNNNNNNNNNNNNNNNNNNNNNNNNNNNNNNNNNNNNNNNNNNNNNNNNNNNNNNNNNNNNNNNNNNNNNNNNNNNNNNNNNNNNNNNNNNNNNNNNNNNNNNNNNNNNNNNNNNNNNNNNNNNNNNNNNNNNNNNNNNNNNNNNNNNNNNNNNNNNNNNNNNNNNNNNNNNNNNNNNNNNNNNNNNNNNNNNNNNNNNNNNNNNNNNNNNNNNNNNNNNNNNNNNNNNNNNNNNNNNNNNNNNNNNNNNNNNNNNNNNNNNNNNNNNNNNNNNNNNNNNNNNNNNNNNNNNNNNNNNNNNNNNNNNNNNNNNNNNNNNNNNNNNNNNNNNNNNNNNNNNNNNNNNNNNNNNNNNNNNNNNNNNNNNNNNNNNNNNNNNNNNNNNNNNNNNNNNNNNNNNNNNNNNNNNNNNNNNNNNNNNNNNNNNNNNNNNNNNNNNNNNNNNNNNNNNNNNNNNNNNNNNNNNNNNNNNNNNNNNNNNNNNNNNNNNNNNNNNNNNNNNNNNNNNNNNNNNNNNNNNNNNNNNNNNNNNNNNNNNNNNNNNNNNNNNNNNNNNNNNNNNNNNNNNNNNNNNNNNNNNNNNNNNNNNNNNNNNNNNNNNNNNNNNNNNNNNNNNNNNNNNNNNNNNNNNNNNNNNNNNNNNNNNNNNNNNNNNNNNNNNNNNNNNNNNNNNNNNNNNNNNNNNNNNNNNNNNNNNNNNNNNNNNNNNNNNNNNNNNNNNNNNNNNNNNNNNNNNNNNNNNNNNNNNNNNNNNNNNNNNNNNNNNNNNNNNNNNNNNNNNNNNNNNNNNNNNNNNNNNNNNNNNNNNNNNNNNNNNNNNNNNNNNNNNNNNNNNNNNNNNNNNNNNNNNNNNNNNNNNNNNNNNNNNNNNNNNNNNNNNNNNNNNNNNNNNNNNNNNgtggggctctgtggggtctctcTATGAGGTGGGGGGAGCGGATCAGCTGCTGACCACACTGTGGCCCTAATTTCTGACACCCTCATTGGGGTTTCTATGGGTTCtctctatggggtttctatgggtaTCCATAGCGTTTCTCTATGGGGTCTTTCTATGGGGTCGCTCTGTGGATCCCTCTGGGGCagtgtgggtctctatgggtctctgttgctccctatgggtccctatgggtctctatgtggcaatgtgggtccctatgggtccctatgggattctatggggcagtgtgggtttctatgggtccctatggctccctatggggcagtgtggctCCCTACGGATCCCTATGGGGCTgtgtgtgtctctatggggtctctatggggctgtGTGTGTCTCTATGGCGTCTCTATGGGGCTgtgtgggtccctatggggcagtgtggctCCCTATGGGGGTagtgtgggtctctatgggtctctctatggggcagtgtgggtcCCTATGgctctctatggggcagt
This region of Numida meleagris isolate 19003 breed g44 Domestic line unplaced genomic scaffold, NumMel1.0 unplaced_Scaffold488, whole genome shotgun sequence genomic DNA includes:
- the LOC110391746 gene encoding uncharacterized protein LOC110391746, which gives rise to SARARSSWRKRRSAAASASSKPGRNRKSPGNWRISGTPNRKCGRSGGARTNQRAEPALAPPPALSHRTKRLMGMTPGETELAELDALPTRDPARERQLAEALLGRLEEMHITREEVSGGGGGHSGGIFLHFGVPRVHRSPFTPFLHLRQFPVYDSSPFTAFLPLRHSSFTAFPHLRHSPVYGIAHLRQFWLYAIPHLRHFLIYAIPYLQQFPVYDNSRFAAFPHLRHSPFTTILALRHSSFTAFPHLRHSLFTTIPRLRQFSLYGIPPFTAFPIYDSSRFTPFLIYSISSFTPFPIYDNSRFTAFPHLRRSPFTTILALRHFPIYDNSRFTAFRIYDNSVFTPFLIYGISSFTPFPIYDNSPFTAFPLYDNSRFTTIPSLRQFPIYAIPHLRQFSLYGISPFTTIPHLRHSSFTAFRIYDNSSFTTIPALRHSSFTPFLIYAIPHLRHSPTYDHSRFTFLIYGVSPLTPLPANWAALINGSAAAVAAVCAYLRLLGVKAKGGADAKKPKGHFFRKKVINGGPR